GGGGTTGCACGGCCTTTCATTTGGAGTGAATTTGTTTTCGGGGGgcagcgtggggtgcgggtccgggtgccgacgtatacgcagcaacatacactatacctatattgcgcgttatgacctttgtggagtttttttaaGTCGCACTCGCGAGATCCCCGTGTAATTTGCGCACCCACTTCTTGGAGCCCTAAATTCTTaataaaaagtgcacaaattatgcgtgTAAATATGgcatttattaataaaataacaatggaaggaaaagatgttgctagccgcggcataacctgaagcacctgagctgcgactagcgggaataaaaggacagggagagggaaaggggggagggatagtgagaaaggataggggtagggggtaatatacactatgtacaaatacaaaataagaaataaatgtgggGTGCTGGGCATCATCGGTGCGTGGGCGTGCAAAATGCTTGGTGGGGGGAACGGCCGGGTCGCAGCCTACGCTATGCCTTCGATGCCGGCACAAGGACAGTGTTCGGGATACCCAAAATTCTGCGCACTGCACACAGTGCATTCTGGCCAGGGAATTCTGCAAATTCATATTATCCCCAAATTCATACCAACCATGACTGTATCGTCAAGATTCTACTGAATTTTACAGTGAAAGCTGTATCAGCCCATTTCATCCGGTTTCACACCATCGGTGTCATGCATACGAACAAAGATGCCAGCTCAGGCAGAGCCACTCTACGGCCAGCCTAGCCTGGACACCACCATCTGGCAGAGGCAAATTTGGGTAACCGAATTCGAAAGCATGAAGGGCCCTAACCCAGACCAGGATAGACAGTACACTTCCCCACAGCTATGAATCATCCCATTCATTCATAGGCTACTAAGGCTTCTTATGTTTGTTCAGTGGCATTTACGCGCAGCACTATCCATGGCGCCGTCAGCTAGCACTGACCACTGGTCATATGCAGTAGGTGAGTGGCTTTAATTTCTTACCACTCAATTGAAAAGAGTAGCATCCTATTCAGCTACACCGGTCCAACACATACCATCAGCCTCTTTCTTCAGGGCCTGCGGACCATCTCCACCAGGAGGAACGGCGACTTTGACGTCCACAGCCGGTGATGTCCTGGCTTCATCATCACCCCCTGTGGGCGATGGGGCAACCGCAGCGCCCCCTGTGGGAGTTGCGGCCGTGTTTGCGCCCGGAGTGGCTGCAGCCGACCCAGGAGCTGATCCCTTGCGGTGCTTCTTGGGCCGGTGTGAGCGGTTGTCACGTCGGTTGTCGCCCTCGTCCTCGGAGTCTGAGAACTCCTCGTCGCAGGCCACGCGCTTCTCTGAAGCCCGGATGCTGATGCGCTCGTCCGGGTTGACCTTATCCTCGTCCTCGCTCTCTTGGTCCATGGCGTCCTCGGGGATGGCTGCATTGTGTCATGCATAGATTGCAGTACCTATTGCATAGTGCCGGAATGAGTTTGCAAACAAGCTGTTGAATGAGCTCCAGCTCAAGAAACAGAGCAGGACCTCGGTGGTGGTACAAGAGACAATCGCAGTCAAGCCACTACTTTTGCATGTCTCTACACACCCTCGCATGATGCACATGTGTGATAACGATTTGATATAGCATCACATGTGCTGAGAGAATGAGCAAAGTGGCATTAAAAGCAGGCCCTGCATTAAAACAGAAACATAACATACATGATAACCAGGTGTTACTGGGGCGAGTTcataagtaaaaaataaaatgcactatGCAGACAGATTTCTACACTTCAGCGTGCCTTATATGACACAGCCATAACATAAAATGGCTAGTGTATGAACTGCGGCTGCATCACGCTGTTTGGTATCACGAAGTGCGGTGGTGCGGATATGATGAAAGCCTGACCGAGGCTCAGATGCAGTCTAATATTGCTGGCAAGCGAATGCGGAGAGCAGTGAAGTTCGCAATTTATAAACCTGTTTTTTcgcagaaaaataatttttttacaagTTCAGAGACTCAGACTATTTTCCGCGTCCCGATGAGTCCAAAAAAACTATAactgaactgcatgaaaagaaaacatttcaataACACTGAGATGATGCATACAGCACACAAAAGGTGCGCTGTGCTTCTTCCAAATTTTTTCCATGTCAACTCTCGCTTCCTTTTCAACACACAGCCCCCCAGAAGAGAAATGCACAAAACCATGCCAAAAACTCACGCTGCATCTGGACGCCTGGTGCATGAGGAAGCATTCGAAGGTTCTCAAAGAGCCTAGTCCTGAAACAGAAAGAGCACAGTTGGTCTCAGGTGACCTCCACTTGCAACGAAACTAAGAAGCAGCCATAGCAACAGtttcaaaaagaaaaaggcaTGGAGCAGGGGTGCTAGCCCAATAAGGTCACTGATGATGCCAATCTGTGCAATAAAAAGGCAAGGTAAGAATATCAAAATAAAATATGAATACCTGATTTTTTCCAGGTACTCTGGCGTGTTCTGGTTGGCCATATTGGAAGGGCTGATGTGCAGCTTGAAGTCTGGCCCAAAGTACTCGAAGTAGTCATTGTATGGAAGCTCTGGACAGAAACACAATAACAGAGGAGCTCAGAAGTCGTTCGGGCTGTTCAATTGAGCCTGGGCTCAACTGTCAACTTTCAAGTGCATAACTGAAATCACATCTGACCAAATGTTTGTCCAAATAATATAGAGCCTTTTCCCTGCACTCAATGCTGATGGGACCAAAATGTCAGTTCAAATATAAGGAAGACTGAATTAATTAAGTCTGAATTAATTAGATTCCCCTGTATAACAAGCCATAAAAAGAAACGCATAATACCGACCCATATATAACATGAGGTGTAATTTGAGgatagaaaaaaagttttcaaatgCTTACAATGCAAGCAAGGAAAGCTCACcgaaagcatttatttgcactgcaTTTCGTGGCTCTGTGATTGTCGCAATTGGGTGAACTGTCTTCCAAGAGTCCTATGTCAGCATTATCTTCTCATAGAAAGTCGTCTTTAATGCAGTCAAGTGCATTCGATACACCACACTTCATGAAAGCACGACCGACGAGCACCTCGGAAATGCTGGCCCAAGTGCCCACGATCCAACTGCAGAATGTTGCTCAAGAGGCCTGTTTCAACTGTGCTGCGGCAGGCTCTCCATATCTCATTTAGTGCATGCAGCAGCACTTGAAACTGTGCTGATGCCGTCGGTAGCAACAATTACTTGCCTTTTAAAAGCTGACGAGTACCGCTTTCGTGGTCCCGACATCGTACATGATGTGATCATCCTGCTTCCGACAGTGTGGGCATAAAGAGGTCAGTGTGGTGAAATGGTGTTGAAATTGAAACTACCATTCAATGCCACCGCTAGGCAGTGCCTAGTATGACTGGATACCTGATGGTGATAGCGCTGAATAATAACGAAACTGGCACTGCGGATCTCGGGTTGAAAATTGTTCCGGCCCACAAATAACATGAGACAAGAATTTGGCAAGCtaaaatctgaaaaaaagaaaaggctcgTATTGCACACCGGTTTTTATGGTAAATGGGTGGAAAATTGCGGCTGCAGTGAATTTTCTGGAATACCTGCTACAAAACAAAATCTGCATGCTGAACTACGAGAAATGCATTTGTGAAAACCTGTTTACAGCAGAGAGAATTTATTTACAACCACATGCCACCTCTCAAGTGTTCGTGCTGCATACTGGGTAACAACTGGTGCTTGAGGCGTCAGAAACGTGCGGACCTTGCGCCGCTGATCAGTGTGCGTAATGTGTACTGTACGGTGATTGTGATATGCGGGGCACGTGAAACTGATCAGTGCTTGCGGTGAGTTTGCATGACTGCTAACTCAAACACTGGCAACGTCAGGGCAATGCTTAGTGGCCTTGGGTGTGATCACAGCTCACAAATTTGTTACCATCCGCAGTGGTGCAAGAGAATGTTTGCACATTGAGCACCCAAAATTCTGTACACTATCCACAACGCACCTCAAGTGAAGAATTTCACAAACTCGTATCATACCGAAATTCCTATCAGCCGTGATACTGTCATCTAGATTCTACAGCATGAAAACGAAACCGGGCGTGCTCTCAATCGACCACGCTCACCATTTGCAATGTCGACACCAAGTGCCACGGCTGTCTCGTAGGTCCAGCAGCGCGCCACGTTGCGGATGGTGTAGCCTCCACCGCCCAGCTGTAGCAGGGGCAGGCTGTAGCGGCGCACAAACTCGGCGCACTTGCCGTGCCCCTTGAGGGTCAGGTTGAAGCATCCAAGGCGGTCGCCCGACAGGGAGTCGGCGCCACACTGGAGCACCACCGCACTGGGCTGGTACATCTCCATCACCTTTGAGATGAGCTGCACACCACGGGGGAAAAGGAGACGATGCCAGTCAACACGACCACACGACATTCCAGTTACAACCTTCACGAGAATTATAATGACTGagacaccggagcgagcgatccTGGTTCTCATAACTGTCGTAGGCAAACACAGACAGTGCAAATATGACAGCAGTGCCGTCTTTGCAACACAGTGTAGACAATCACAACGCAGAACCCCCCCGTCAATAAGCCTTGCTATATTTTACCAAATGTAAGGCAACAGTGACTGCAACTTAATGGgtgcaaaacacaaaaacaaactaATAATCATGAATGTAACATGACGGTTGCTTTTGTGGACGAAAaacggggggaaaaaaaaaaggtcgcgaATATAATGTAAGGTATGAGGCCACAGTACACAGAAAGTTGAGTAGAAGTTTATGAACAAAAGTACCTCACCAAACACTGTATATAATAGCATAAGGGCCacactgtttttttctcttttgatgTGGTATGGCTTTTACACGGGGCTtgtgttttttcatttttttttctccaactgCAGTAGAGCTTCGATTACGTGTCCTACTTCTGTGCTGCGACGTacatttttataataaatgcagTGTAGCCCCAGAAAATCTTTAAAAGCATCTGATGACGAGCGCAAATTAACCACTTGTTGGGCTTTTGCCTAGCCGCATTTGGCATATGGCCGCAGTTCCCGCGTTTACTGTACGGCAATGCTACAACTCTCAAATGATGCCTTGGCCAACGATTTGGAGTGGCACTCCACACATGCAACCCATGGCTGTCAGCGTGCGGTGGCCTTCGCCTGGCCTGCCTTTCCATGTGCTTCACTGTCGAAGGCCTTGCAGAAATCAGTTACACATCCATTTTAATGTGAGATTATTGTGCGACAGTAAACTGGTAACAAGGTTAGACCTTATATAATACACTGTGACTAGATCCAAAGCACTTTCGCTGGGGCTTCAATGCAAAGCACGCTAGGCCTAGCGACACCGCAGGCGAACAGCGCTCTATGGTGGCACCCAAACTTCGCGGGCACCGCGTCGCCACAAGGAAACTTGGCGCTAGCATGGATGCACCCCATTGTAGATTTTTCGTGCCATAACGCTTTGCCCTTTCTGGTGCAAATGCCGAGCACACCATGAAGAAGGGTTAAACATCATGAAAATGGTTAACACATAGAAACCTCATTAATGCAGACACCTCTACCAGCCTCGTGAGAACTGAACTGACAAGGTTTTACAATAGAGCCAGAAGCTCGACTGCAGCAACGCCAGCAATAATCAGGGCCAGCTCCACAGTTGCTTAACAAAGCTGCAGTGCACGGCACGATGAACAATAGACAGTTTCAGCTGAGTGTATTTGCACCTTCACTCTGCTCAGCCGGCAAGCGGGAATGCTACCGTGCATGCGCCTAACGCTCTGACAGAAGTGCGTGAGCGGACTATGCACTTCGACTCCGCTCGTACGCAGTGCTAGCGGAGCGCAGCTCACGCAAAGCCTTCTGGTCTCGTGCGCATCTGCTAGTTCAACATGGCAGCCCGTTCAACAGATGCTGTCGCATGTGCCACAACCTTCTCAGAATGCATAGGCGTCTCTAGCTGCAAACCTCGAAAGAGGTTTCGCGTACATGAAGGTCTGTGCCTTTTGCACAAGATGGTTGCGGAAAACCCGTTCAACAACCCCTGGGTTTGGGAGCGTGTGCAGAAATAACAAAATTAACAAACGTCTGTTCAAAAACAACGTATGTCTTTCACTTCACGTCTTATAACATGTTTAAGAGCAAAAATATTTCTCTGAAGAGCAGTGGAAAAATAAAGCTTCTTTTTTATTGTCTGGTTTCACTTTTTACAACCAGGAAGCTCTTCGTACAGTTTGCCTGTCTGGCCCCCCTTAGCTAAAAGGCAGTTTTACACCCAACGCTACGGTAAGGCTCAGCGGGTACCATGAGTAGAGCAGAGCCgcaaatacgctctgctaaaactgtctaataagaAAACGGCAGGACTGCTGAGTAGCCGAGCCCCTCTGACGGCACTACTCACCGGCTGGAAGATGCTCTCATAAGACTCGTCGTCTATGCCGTCCCTGAGGGGGAAATTGACGGCATAATACTTGCCCTTGCCTGCACCAATATCctggggggaaagaaaaaaaaaacaaaaggtgAAAATGTAATCAAAAGCAATTACACAGTGAGGCCCAAACCCAGAAACGCAGACAGAACCAGAGATCTGGCAAAGTTGGCGTGCACTCATTGTGTCCCAGCACTAAATTGGTCTTTTGTTCACGCTATTAGCACTGTGACACATAACGAAACCACGAACATAAGCTTGCTGAATATCCCACAGCCAACGCCCCTTTTACCTAGACATCCCTCGCACTCAGGTTTCAAGCATGATACAAAGTTCAATGCAATAAGAATCATAGAATGCCACGAGGAGGTTTCCAAAAG
This portion of the Amblyomma americanum isolate KBUSLIRL-KWMA chromosome 10, ASM5285725v1, whole genome shotgun sequence genome encodes:
- the LOC144107643 gene encoding histone deacetylase 1-like, whose translation is MASTMHSKKRVCYYYDGDIGNYYYGQGHPMKPHRMRMTHNLILNYGLYRKMEIYRPHKATQEEMTKYHSDDYIRFLRSIRPDNMSEYNKQMQRFNVGEDCPVFDGLYEFCQLSTGGSVAGAVKLNKQATDIAINWAGGLHHAKKSEASGFCYVNDIVLAILELLKYHQRVLYIDVDIHHGDGVEEAFYTTDRVMTCSFHKYGEYFPGTGDLRDIGAGKGKYYAVNFPLRDGIDDESYESIFQPLISKVMEMYQPSAVVLQCGADSLSGDRLGCFNLTLKGHGKCAEFVRRYSLPLLQLGGGGYTIRNVARCWTYETAVALGVDIANELPYNDYFEYFGPDFKLHISPSNMANQNTPEYLEKIRTRLFENLRMLPHAPGVQMQPIPEDAMDQESEDEDKVNPDERISIRASEKRVACDEEFSDSEDEGDNRRDNRSHRPKKHRKGSAPGSAAATPGANTAATPTGGAAVAPSPTGGDDEARTSPAVDVKVAVPPGGDGPQALKKEADDKDDKKMDTSTVDKDTKP